In Pirellulales bacterium, the genomic window TTAGCCATTTCGCGCTCGACGCGCGCCAGGTCGGCGTCGACCATCATGGCGATGAGCTCCTGGAAGTCGATCGTCGGTTGCCAGCCCAATACTCGTTGAGCCTTACTCCAGTTGCCGCGCAAGCGGTTGACCTCGGCCGGTCGGTAAAGCGCCGGATCTATGTCGACATACTTCGACCAGTCGAGACCCACGTGCGTAAAGGCCAGTTCGACCAGTGTTCGGACAGTGTGCTTTTCGCCCGTCGCGATCACGTAGTCGTCCGGCTTGTCTTGCTGGAGCATCATCCACATGGCGCGGACAAAGTCCCCGGCGAAGCCCCAGTCACGCTCGGCATCAAGGTTGCCCAATAGCAGGCGCTCTTGCACCCCGAGCTTGATGCGCGCCACAGCGTCTGTCACTTTGCGAGGTAGGAATTCTTTGCCGCGCAGCGGCGACTCGTGATTGAACATGATGCCCGAGCAAGCGAACAGATCATAGCTTTCGCGGTAATTGACGGTAATGAAGTGCCCATAGGCCTTCGCCACAGCATACGGGCTACGTGGCCAAAAGGGTGTCTCCTCTGTCTGCGGCTCCTCGCGCACCCGGCCGAACATCTCGCTGCTCGAAGCCTGGAAAAAGCGAATTTTGGGATCGACCAGTCGCACGGCCTCCAGCATCCGCGTTACGCCCAGGGCCGTGAACTCGCTCGTCAACAGCGGCTGCAGCCAGCTGGTGGGAACGAAGCTCTGTGCGGCCAGGTTATAAATCTCGTGCGGGCGAACGTCGCGGACCAGGTTCACCAGCGAGAGTTGGTCCAGTAAGTCGGCCTGGTGTAATTGAATGCGCGGCGCGAGGTGCTCGATGCGCTCGAAGCATTCGGTGCTCGAGCGGCGTACCATGCCATGAACTTCGTATCCGTTGTCCAGCAAAAACGACGCCAGATACGAACCATCCTGCCCGGTAATCCCGGTGATCAGTGCGCGCTTTGTCATCAAGGGAACCGTGTGAGCCGGGGGTTGTCGAGGGAGAGAAGCTGGGGCCCGTGCGCGACTTGCTTGTTTACCGCACAAGCAGATTACCTATTCTGATTCTACGCCGTCTGGAACGCAATCCCGTGATACGGCTGCCGCGATCCCCGGAAACGCAGGGTTGAATACCCAATGTTCGTTCTTCATAATGGGTTAGCCTCGATCCGTCACGGTGTGACGAAGGGGTCAACCTTGCCCGTGCCACAATAAACTGGCGACGTTGCGCCGTGCCCGGCCGGGCAGCACGCGAAAAGGCGGCGTTCGACTGCAACGCCGGCATGACCACAATCTGATCTAGATTGCGGTCAACAGGCTTGTCGAGAAAGCACAGCACCTCTCTCGGCAGAGTCCTTCCTCCCTAATCGTGCCGTACGAAGATTCTAGAAAATGACAAGCCGGTCCAATTCAGCGAAAGGCCCGACAGTGTGGACGTCGTCGTCGCCCCTGGACAAGCGGGGCGGTTCGAGCGCGCCCTCGTCTCCGCAAACCGATCAAGTGCGAGCTTGGTTTGGCCGTGCCTGGCCGTTCTTGGTATTGATTGGGGCTGTTTTGATCGTCTTCGGACATGTTATCCAAGGAGGATTCTCGCCGATCGACGACGCAATGCTAGTTACCAATAATCACCTTTTCCGTCCCATTTCTCTCGCGCACAATTTGGAACCTTGGCGCAGGCCGATTGACAACCTGTACATTCCGGTCACGTACAATTTCTTGGCTCTAGAGGCTGTCGTGTCCAGCCGCATTTCCGCCGGACATGGACATTTCGATCCGTCGGTTTATCATGCCGGCGACGTGATCTTACACGGCCTCAACGCCTGCTTGGTTCTGATCATTCTCAAACTGCTTACCGCCAATGTTGGCGCGGCGCTCCTTGGCGCACTCCTCTTCGCGTTACATCCATTACAGGTCGAGTCCGTCGCCTGGATCTCGGAAACCAAGGGCTTATTAGGCAACTTCTTTTGCCTTTCTGGGTTGGCGTTGCAAGTTGGTCGTTTTCGCTGGCAGCATGTGAGCAAGACCGCCGGTTGGGCACTGTGCGCCGGGATGAACCTGGCCTTTATTCTGGCGTTGCTC contains:
- the gmd gene encoding GDP-mannose 4,6-dehydratase — its product is MTKRALITGITGQDGSYLASFLLDNGYEVHGMVRRSSTECFERIEHLAPRIQLHQADLLDQLSLVNLVRDVRPHEIYNLAAQSFVPTSWLQPLLTSEFTALGVTRMLEAVRLVDPKIRFFQASSSEMFGRVREEPQTEETPFWPRSPYAVAKAYGHFITVNYRESYDLFACSGIMFNHESPLRGKEFLPRKVTDAVARIKLGVQERLLLGNLDAERDWGFAGDFVRAMWMMLQQDKPDDYVIATGEKHTVRTLVELAFTHVGLDWSKYVDIDPALYRPAEVNRLRGNWSKAQRVLGWQPTIDFQELIAMMVDADLARVEREMANAL